One window from the genome of Ignavibacteria bacterium encodes:
- a CDS encoding NADP-dependent malic enzyme, whose product MKTTKQEALDYHSSGRKGKIEVIPTKPCITQRDLSLAYTPGVAQPCLEIEKDPMLAYEYTAKGNLVAVVSNGTAVLGLGDIGPLGGKPVMEGKGVLFKRFADIDVFDIELNSKDPDEIVRAVQMLEPTFGGINLEDIKAPECFYIEEKCKQTMNIPVFHDDQHGTAIISGAALINAVELSGKKLSEVKIVVNGAGASAISCSRLYVKLGAKIENITLCDSKGAIYKGRTEGMNEFKQEFAHETDARTLADAIKGADVFVGLSKGNVVSKEMVASMAPNCIVFAMANPDPEITYEDATSVRKDIIMATGRSDYPNQINNVLGFPFIFRGALDVQASAINDEMKLAASYALAALAKEEVPDSVRRAYEGQELEYGTDYIVPKPFDTRVLTWVAPAVAKAAMETGVARKPIANFDTYKEQLLERLGVSQEIVRRTIHMAQRLKTGSLVFSEGNNPKILRAAQIIKDMEIANPILIGNREEILPMMEEHSVDPEGLTIVSPFDWEKSEMYVDEFYKHRQRKGITREEAKRLLTRHRHKNYFAAMMVRMGDADAMIAGMTSHYPETIRPALEVLDLAPGVSRVSGMYILIIKGKVYFFADTTVNVDPNPEELAEIAILSARAVKRFDIEPRVAMLSFSNFGSAPSVSSNKVKKATEIVKRLAPDILVEGEMQADTAVVPDILNTLYPFSSLKNRANVLIFPNLDSGNIAYKLLNRIGGAEVVGPILNGFSKPVYVLQRGAEVDDVVNMAAFAMVEAKRK is encoded by the coding sequence ATGAAGACAACAAAGCAGGAGGCTTTGGACTACCACAGTAGCGGTAGAAAAGGGAAAATCGAAGTTATCCCAACGAAGCCCTGCATTACCCAGAGAGACCTGTCTCTCGCATACACCCCGGGAGTGGCACAACCATGCCTTGAGATCGAAAAAGATCCCATGCTCGCTTATGAATATACCGCAAAAGGTAATCTCGTAGCTGTAGTGAGCAATGGTACTGCTGTGCTTGGACTGGGAGATATCGGACCCCTTGGTGGTAAACCTGTGATGGAAGGCAAGGGTGTCCTTTTCAAAAGATTTGCTGACATCGATGTTTTTGACATCGAGTTAAACAGTAAAGACCCCGATGAAATAGTGAGAGCTGTTCAGATGCTCGAACCTACTTTCGGTGGTATCAACCTTGAAGATATTAAAGCACCCGAATGTTTCTACATTGAAGAGAAATGCAAGCAGACGATGAACATCCCTGTTTTCCATGATGACCAGCATGGAACGGCAATCATCAGCGGTGCCGCACTTATTAACGCAGTCGAACTTTCCGGGAAAAAACTCTCAGAGGTGAAAATTGTTGTGAACGGTGCCGGTGCATCCGCCATATCGTGCTCAAGACTCTATGTAAAACTTGGTGCAAAAATCGAAAATATCACTCTCTGCGATTCCAAAGGTGCCATATACAAAGGCAGAACCGAAGGAATGAACGAATTTAAGCAGGAATTTGCGCATGAGACCGATGCCAGAACCCTCGCTGATGCAATAAAAGGTGCAGATGTTTTTGTCGGACTCTCAAAAGGAAATGTTGTTTCCAAAGAGATGGTCGCAAGCATGGCTCCTAATTGTATCGTTTTTGCCATGGCTAACCCTGATCCCGAAATCACCTATGAAGATGCCACTTCTGTGAGGAAAGACATCATCATGGCTACCGGGCGTTCCGATTATCCCAATCAGATCAACAATGTTCTCGGCTTCCCTTTCATTTTCCGCGGTGCTCTCGATGTCCAGGCATCAGCAATCAACGATGAAATGAAACTTGCAGCTTCTTATGCTCTTGCAGCGCTCGCCAAGGAAGAGGTTCCTGACAGTGTCAGACGGGCTTATGAAGGACAGGAACTGGAATATGGAACAGACTATATTGTTCCGAAACCTTTTGATACCCGCGTGCTTACATGGGTAGCACCTGCCGTTGCAAAAGCCGCCATGGAGACAGGTGTCGCCAGAAAACCGATCGCCAATTTCGATACTTATAAGGAACAGCTTCTCGAAAGACTGGGAGTGTCACAGGAAATCGTCAGAAGAACGATCCATATGGCTCAAAGACTAAAGACCGGCTCACTCGTCTTCTCAGAGGGGAATAACCCGAAGATTCTCCGTGCTGCGCAGATCATAAAAGACATGGAAATTGCGAATCCGATTCTCATCGGTAACCGTGAAGAGATACTCCCGATGATGGAAGAACACAGCGTTGATCCTGAAGGATTGACAATAGTTTCTCCATTTGACTGGGAAAAATCTGAAATGTATGTGGACGAATTCTACAAACACCGGCAGAGAAAAGGAATCACCCGGGAAGAAGCAAAAAGGCTCCTTACCCGCCACCGTCACAAAAATTATTTTGCTGCGATGATGGTCAGAATGGGTGACGCGGACGCAATGATAGCCGGTATGACTTCACATTATCCCGAAACTATCAGACCTGCACTCGAAGTGCTCGATTTGGCACCCGGTGTGAGTCGCGTTTCAGGTATGTATATTCTGATTATCAAAGGCAAGGTCTATTTCTTTGCCGACACCACTGTGAATGTCGATCCAAATCCTGAAGAACTTGCAGAAATTGCAATACTTTCTGCAAGGGCAGTAAAACGGTTTGATATCGAACCAAGAGTCGCAATGCTTTCATTCAGCAACTTCGGCAGTGCTCCCTCAGTCTCCAGCAACAAGGTAAAGAAAGCCACCGAAATTGTAAAACGGCTGGCTCCCGATATTCTTGTCGAAGGTGAAATGCAGGCAGACACGGCAGTTGTGCCCGATATCCTGAATACACTTTATCCTTTCTCAAGTCTGAAAAACAGAGCGAATGTGCTGATCTTCCCGAATCTCGATTCAGGAAACATCGCATATAAACTCCTCAACAGAATTGGTGGGGCCGAAGTGGTGGGTCCGATCCTTAACGGATTCAGCAAACCTGTTTATGTTCTGCAACGCGGCGCCGAAGTGGATGATGTCGTAAATATGGCAGCATTCGCTATGGTTGAGGCAAAAAGGAAATAG
- a CDS encoding tyrosine--tRNA ligase, with product MWNNIVDELEWRGLIYQSTPLDQLKERLKEGPITLYAGFDPTADSLHIGHLIPILGLRRFQQAGNKVICVVGGATALLGDPSGKEAERELSADDLVKNWAVIFEGQLSQYLDFTGNNAAIMTNNYDWISTISAFEYLREIGKKFSVNVMVTKESVKRRLQDPDKGISYTEFSYMIMQAFDYFKLNENYNCELQIGGSDQWGNITAGMDLIWKKKNKKVHCMTFPLIQTADGKKIGKTEAGTVWLDKKRTSPYELYQYWLNVDDRDVIKFLKFYTFLSKEEIEELEAVHNSNPGRRVAHRKLAEEVTSLIHGRDEMLGAVAASKALFGEAEISSINESTFESLCNTTPFVQLSANEAVPPLVEILVLAGFYPSKGAARRDITGGGIYFNNDRITDPEFTPATEDFLFGKYFVLRKGKKNFKLGLFN from the coding sequence ATGTGGAATAACATTGTAGATGAACTTGAATGGCGCGGACTGATTTACCAGTCGACACCGCTTGATCAATTGAAAGAGAGACTTAAAGAGGGACCAATTACCTTGTATGCAGGATTCGATCCTACAGCAGATTCGCTGCACATCGGACACCTCATTCCCATCCTTGGGCTCCGTCGCTTTCAGCAGGCTGGTAACAAGGTTATCTGTGTGGTTGGAGGGGCAACGGCTCTTCTCGGCGACCCTTCAGGCAAGGAGGCCGAAAGAGAACTGAGTGCCGATGACCTCGTTAAGAACTGGGCTGTAATCTTTGAAGGACAACTCTCACAGTACCTCGATTTTACCGGTAATAATGCAGCGATAATGACCAACAACTACGACTGGATAAGCACTATTTCCGCTTTTGAATATCTGCGTGAGATTGGTAAAAAATTCTCCGTAAATGTGATGGTAACCAAGGAATCAGTGAAACGCAGGCTTCAGGATCCCGATAAAGGTATCTCCTACACAGAGTTCAGCTACATGATTATGCAGGCATTTGACTATTTCAAACTGAATGAAAATTATAATTGTGAACTTCAGATAGGTGGTAGCGATCAGTGGGGAAACATCACAGCCGGTATGGACCTTATCTGGAAAAAGAAGAACAAAAAAGTTCATTGTATGACTTTCCCTCTCATCCAAACCGCCGACGGAAAGAAAATCGGTAAAACCGAAGCAGGTACTGTCTGGTTGGATAAAAAACGGACATCTCCTTACGAGTTATACCAGTACTGGCTGAATGTGGACGACAGGGATGTGATCAAGTTTCTTAAATTCTACACTTTCCTTTCTAAAGAAGAGATAGAAGAACTCGAGGCAGTTCACAACTCCAATCCCGGAAGAAGAGTGGCACACAGAAAGCTCGCTGAAGAAGTCACCTCTCTCATACATGGGAGAGATGAAATGCTCGGTGCAGTTGCTGCCTCGAAAGCTCTTTTTGGTGAAGCAGAGATATCATCAATTAATGAATCCACTTTTGAATCATTGTGCAACACGACACCATTTGTCCAATTGAGTGCAAACGAAGCTGTTCCTCCGTTGGTCGAAATTCTTGTACTCGCAGGCTTTTACCCAAGCAAGGGAGCTGCCCGCAGAGATATCACCGGTGGTGGAATCTATTTCAACAATGACAGAATCACAGACCCCGAATTTACTCCTGCGACTGAAGATTTCCTTTTTGGCAAATATTTTGTCCTGAGAAAAGGAAAGAAAAATTTCAAGCTGGGGCTTTTCAACTAA
- a CDS encoding YraN family protein, which produces MSSIETGKIGEKIAEEYLIKNGFKILDKNWRESHGELDIVALDNTTLVFIEVKYRSDENFIDIQHAISRAKVKNLKKYAQKYMYKTTVFYEEIRFDFIGVLPNPDGSYRIEHDPDYIGWRD; this is translated from the coding sequence GTGTCTTCAATCGAAACAGGAAAAATCGGCGAGAAAATCGCTGAAGAGTATCTTATCAAAAACGGATTTAAGATACTCGATAAAAACTGGAGAGAAAGTCACGGTGAACTCGATATAGTTGCACTCGACAACACCACCCTCGTCTTCATCGAGGTAAAATATCGAAGTGATGAAAATTTCATCGATATTCAGCATGCCATCTCCCGGGCAAAAGTAAAAAACCTCAAAAAATACGCCCAAAAGTATATGTACAAAACCACTGTTTTCTACGAAGAAATCCGTTTCGACTTCATCGGAGTGCTCCCCAATCCCGACGGTTCCTACAGAATTGAACACGACCCTGATTACATCGGCTGGAGAGACTGA
- a CDS encoding 4Fe-4S binding protein, with product MLRKIITINEELCDGCGECVPACHEGALQIIDGKARLISDLFCDGLGACIGECPTGALQIVEREAEPYNETKVMEYIVKGGPNVIKAHLEHLLDHNEIEFFTEALDYLKANKIINPLALQPEGSPLSEQKQNAGHHGGGACGCKGSAEQTIKKHEIRTDTAPVGFEQPSELTHWPIQLHLLNPQAGFFRNADLLLAADCAGFVSTAFHSKYLSGKAMAIACPKLDSNKEAYVEKLIDMIDYSNLNSISVVIMKVPCCSGLAQLAMRAQQLAVRKVPVYITVLDLDGSELETYRAA from the coding sequence ATGCTTAGAAAAATAATTACAATAAATGAAGAACTTTGTGACGGTTGCGGCGAATGTGTCCCTGCATGCCATGAAGGAGCTCTACAGATAATAGACGGTAAAGCCCGTTTAATCTCTGACCTTTTTTGTGATGGACTCGGTGCCTGCATCGGTGAATGTCCCACGGGAGCCCTGCAAATCGTTGAACGGGAGGCTGAACCTTACAACGAAACCAAGGTAATGGAGTACATCGTAAAAGGGGGACCCAATGTGATTAAAGCTCACCTCGAACATCTCCTCGACCACAACGAAATCGAGTTTTTCACCGAAGCTCTTGACTACCTGAAGGCAAACAAAATAATCAATCCTCTTGCTCTTCAACCCGAAGGCTCGCCTTTATCTGAACAAAAGCAAAATGCAGGGCATCATGGTGGTGGCGCATGCGGTTGCAAAGGTTCTGCAGAACAGACGATAAAGAAGCACGAAATTAGAACTGATACAGCGCCAGTCGGCTTTGAGCAGCCTAGCGAACTGACTCACTGGCCCATTCAGTTACACCTTCTGAATCCACAGGCTGGATTTTTCCGGAATGCTGACCTGCTTTTGGCGGCTGACTGTGCCGGATTTGTCTCGACAGCCTTCCATTCAAAATATCTGAGTGGCAAGGCAATGGCTATCGCATGTCCAAAACTTGACAGCAATAAGGAAGCATATGTTGAAAAACTGATTGATATGATCGATTATTCAAATTTGAATTCGATTTCCGTTGTAATCATGAAGGTACCCTGCTGTTCAGGACTTGCACAACTCGCTATGCGGGCACAACAGCTTGCAGTAAGAAAGGTGCCGGTCTATATTACCGTACTCGATTTGGATGGTTCGGAACTGGAAACCTACAGAGCAGCTTAA
- a CDS encoding histidinol phosphate phosphatase: MKSYFGYVLFAEHLADISGAIISHYFRGDIRSEYKESASPIVTIADKEVEMRLRDEIEFEDSDSGIIGEEFGTKESKNGYTWVIDPIDGTIAFSCGKPVFATLISLMKDGVPLIGIIDQPVTKERWIGVSGNTTILNGEPVKSSALTDLSRAKLSTTAPGMFIEPAHQRFFNDLQKSVHITSFGGDAYQYGLCASGYVDIVIERGLKLHDWAALVPILKGAGASITDWSGNELHLNSKGDVIVTGNETLHKQVMDIHDEAMKRGD; the protein is encoded by the coding sequence ATGAAAAGTTATTTTGGATATGTCCTTTTTGCAGAACATCTTGCCGATATTTCGGGCGCGATTATAAGTCACTACTTCCGTGGAGATATCAGGTCGGAGTATAAGGAATCTGCTTCTCCAATCGTGACTATTGCCGACAAGGAAGTGGAAATGCGGCTGCGGGATGAAATCGAATTTGAAGATTCTGACTCCGGCATTATCGGGGAGGAATTTGGTACCAAAGAGAGCAAGAACGGATATACCTGGGTAATTGATCCAATCGACGGGACCATTGCCTTCAGTTGCGGTAAACCCGTATTCGCTACACTGATCTCATTGATGAAAGACGGGGTACCGCTTATCGGTATCATTGATCAACCTGTGACCAAAGAGAGATGGATAGGAGTAAGCGGTAATACAACAATTCTTAATGGTGAACCGGTAAAATCATCTGCCCTTACAGATCTGTCAAGAGCGAAACTCAGCACTACAGCACCAGGAATGTTTATTGAGCCGGCACATCAGAGATTTTTCAACGATTTACAGAAGAGTGTGCATATTACCAGTTTTGGTGGTGATGCCTACCAGTACGGGCTTTGTGCCTCAGGCTATGTGGATATCGTTATCGAGCGCGGGCTCAAACTTCACGACTGGGCTGCTTTGGTACCGATTCTTAAGGGTGCCGGCGCATCAATTACCGACTGGAGTGGAAATGAATTGCATCTGAACTCGAAAGGAGATGTTATCGTTACAGGAAATGAAACTCTCCATAAGCAGGTGATGGATATTCACGATGAAGCGATGAAACGGGGAGATTAA